A portion of the Juglans microcarpa x Juglans regia isolate MS1-56 chromosome 1D, Jm3101_v1.0, whole genome shotgun sequence genome contains these proteins:
- the LOC121236415 gene encoding heavy metal-associated isoprenylated plant protein 45, translated as MGNVVEVKVGLHCEECIKKILKAIKKMEDIETYNVDTQLNKVTVTGNVTTEEVIRVLRKIGKTARNWEGDEIYG; from the exons ATGGGTAAT GTGGTGGAAGTTAAGGTGGGCTTGCATTGCGAGGAatgtataaagaaaatattgaaggCCATCAAGAAGATGGAAG ATATTGAAACGTATAATGTGGATACGCAACTGAACAAGGTCACGGTGACAGGTAACGTTACAACAGAAGAAGTCATCCGAGTCCTTCGAAAGATTGGCAAAACGGCAAGAAATTGGGAGGGAGACGAGATTTATGGTTGA
- the LOC121266890 gene encoding arogenate dehydrogenase 1, chloroplastic-like, giving the protein MSVSSEHSDVASRTLRIGIVGFGPFGQFLGKTMIRQGHLLRATSRTDYSQLCAHMGISFFRDIGAFFEAENDVVLICTSILSLTEVVRSMPLDRMKRPTLFADVLSVKEHPRNVLLRVVPEESDVLCTHPMFGPQSGKDGWKGLNFMYDRVRIRDEGICSSFLHIFQSEGCRMLEMSCQEHDKVAARSQFITHTIGRILSEMEIQSTSIDTKGFEALVQLKESTVRDSFDLFSGLFVHNRFAQQELQNLELALNKVKQKLLEKMGEEEQD; this is encoded by the exons ATGTCTGTTTCATCTGAGCACTCTGATGTGGCTTCAAGGACTCTGAGAATAGGCATAGTAGGCTTCGGACCGTTCGGGCAGTTTCTGGGAAAGACCATGATCAGACAAGGCCACCTTCTACGGGCAACTTCTCGTACTGATTACTCTCAGCTCTGTGCCCATATGGGTATCTCCTTCTTCAG GGACATAGGTGCGTTTTTTGAAGCAGAAAACGACGTAGTCCTGATTTGCACCTCGATCCTCTCTCTAACAGAGGTTGTCCGGTCAATGCCTCTAGATCGTATGAAACGGCCAACACTTTTCGCCGATGTACTCTCGGTCAAAGAGCACCCAAGAAACGTTCTATTGCGA GTAGTGCCAGAGGAGTCGGACGTGCTTTGCACTCACCCAATGTTTGGTCCGCAGAGCGGGAAAGATGGTTGGAAAGGCCTAAACTTCATGTACGACAGAGTTCGAATCAGAGATGAAGGTATCTGCTCAAGCTTTCTCCATATTTTTCAAAGCGAG GGTTGCAGAATGCTGGAGATGTCTTGCCAAGAACATGATAAAGTGGCCGCTAGGAGCCAGTTTATAACTCACACCATTGGCAG GATTCTGTCAGAAATGGAGATCCAGTCTACAAGCATAGACACAAAGGGCTTCGAGGCACTTGTTCAACTG AAAGAAAGCACCGTGAGAGATAGTTTTGATCTGTTTAGCGGGTTATTCGTACATAATCGGTTTGCCCAACAAGAG CTTCAAAACCTTGAACTCGCTCTCAATAAAGTCAAACAGAAGCTGCTAGAGAAGATGGGGGAGGAGGAACAGGATTGA
- the LOC121236404 gene encoding protein EARLY RESPONSIVE TO DEHYDRATION 15-like, which produces MDVLSQRNSSTTLNPNAPSFVPWAYRTVEDFSNQWWALIQSSPWFRDYWLQERFQDPQIDAQFPDFDDLPDVDAIFDDYYLDDDKNEEEEKDYYRDLVSTGTLKWQKARAIAEVPRYREKAPKIVNVKVSPRTIQQPR; this is translated from the exons ATGGACGTTCTTTCTCAGAGAAATTCATCTAcaactttgaatccaaacgcTCCGTCGTTCGTTCCTTGGGCATATCGGACGGTGGAGGACTTCTCCAACCAATGGTGGGCTCTGATCCAATCCTCCCCTTGGTTCCGCGACTACTGGCTCCAAGAGCGCTTCCAGGATCCCCAAATTGACGCGCAGTTTCCCGATTTTGACGATCTACCCGACGTCGACGCCATCTTCGACGACTACTACTTAGACGACGACAAGA atgaggaagaagaaaaagactaTTACAGGGACTTGGTTTCAACGGGGACGTTGAAATGGCAGAAAGCGCGAGCTATAGCAGAAGTGCCGAGGTATAGGGAGAAAGCCCCCAAGATTGTTAATGTGAAAGTGAGTCCACGCACGATTCAGCAACCGAGGTAG
- the LOC121251400 gene encoding cation/H(+) antiporter 15-like, which yields MVMANMSLVCHDPRSKTNKLIWYHGNPLKSPTALLLLQLSAISLVSQLIDVGLKPLGQSSIVSQIFSGMVFGPSLLGHKGLITSKLFPTRGAMLIETMATFGLMFFLFGVSVRMDLTSMVRPGKQAMTIGLSVFFFTTLTAGLSAFFFARYVAKETSLKESLFSIAESQTLTGFPVIACLLTELNMLNTNIGRLALSSAMFCDLLGISLTAVALAVMGNKGGGLRPAMAILSSIALVIGIVFIVKPAILWALNRAPKDKPISESFIRSIFLLVLVIGLLSETIGQHYVFGPLVLGLVVPDGPPLGVALISKTEALTSLVFYPTYLSISGLRTNIFKVGAQASWIVSSVVILSCTAKLAAVMAPAMYGDMPVREAFVLGLIMNAKGIVELNLYNLWKESKVLSDEEFALSVLSVIVVTAIVTPLIKYLYDPSWQYTAIKRSTIQHAKREADLRILVGIHNHDNVPAIVNLLEVSHASEESKIAVIAIVLVELVGRATPVLVAHQPYGSLQTSTTSTSQIINALRQYEDQNEGFVTVQSFTSISPYVTMHNDVCRVGVDKRATIVIVPFHKQWAIDGSIGSVNRAIQGMNINILDSAPCSVGILVDRGILRGSMPFVSTGRPLYHVAVIYIGGADDAESLAYGARMAQSESVDLTVVRFLLFGAENTKERKLETDLIDEYRQANVGNERFVVVEEVVRDGLALSVSIKEMVDCFDLILVGRNHQPSPLITALGEWCECPELGIIGDMLASPDLRCTSSVLVIQQQRMGTGKLMQHSIGTDRNQLLIHDVPLDEPERGSWRITMDRSSIDRAVV from the exons ATGGTAATGGCGAACATGTCTCTGGTTTGCCACGATCCCCGCAGCAAAACAAACAAGCTTATTTGGTATCATGGAAACCCTTTGAAATCCCCTACAGCCCTTCTACTGCTGCAGCTCTCTGCGATTTCACTTGTTTCTCAGCTAATCGATGTCGGTCTAAAGCCCCTCGGACAGTCAAGTATTGTATCTCAGATTTTT AGTGGTATGGTATTTGGCCCATCCCTTCTAGGACATAAAGGGTTGATAACATCAAAATTATTCCCGACAAGAGGTGCCATGTTGATTGAAACCATGGCTACATTTGGGCTCATGTTCTTCCTGTTCGGAGTAAGTGTGAGGATGGATCTGACCAGTATGGTGCGGCCAGGAAAACAAGCCATGACCATCGGATTATCAGTTTTCTTCTTCACAACGCTAACCGCCGGTTTGTCAGCCTTCTTTTTTGCAAGATATGTTGCCAAGGAAACCAGCCTTAAAGAATCGCTCTTCTCAATAGCCGAGTCACAGACATTAACAGGATTTCCCGTCATTGCTTGCCTCCTGACTGAGCTCAACATGCTAAACACTAACATTGGCCGTCTAGCCCTCTCCTCCGCAATGTTCTGCGATTTACTTGGTATTTCCTTGACAGCGGTTGCTTTAGCAGTAATGGGAAATAAGGGCGGAGGACTAAGACCGGCGATGGCAATTTTATCTTCTATTGCGCTTGTAATTGGTATTGTATTTATCGTCAAGCCAGCAATACTGTGGGCGCTAAACCGTGCACCAAAAGACAAACCCATTAGCGAGTCGTTTATAcgttccatttttcttttggttcttGTGATCGGATTATTGAGCGAGACCATCGGCCAGCACTATGTTTTCGGGCCATTAGTCCTAGGTTTGGTTGTGCCGGACGGACCACCTCTGGGAGTAGCTTTGATCTCAAAAACGGAGGCTCTCACTTCACTGGTGTTCTACCCCACCTATCTATCCATTAGTGGCCTGCGAACGAACATCTTCAAAGTTGGTGCCCAGGCTTCGTGGATTGTGTCATCTGTTGTTATCCTTTCTTGCACTGCCAAGCTTGCTGCCGTTATGGCTCCTGCCATGTATGGTGATATGCCTGTACGAGAAGCTTTCGTGCTCGGGCTTATCATGAACGCAAAAGGCATCGTGGAGCTTAACCTTTACAACCTTTGGAAGGAAAGCAAG GTTCTGTCAGATGAAGAATTTGCTTTGTCAGTGCTGTCAGTGATAGTGGTAACAGCAATCGTAACGCCACTGATAAAGTACCTCTACGATCCTTCCTGGCAATATACTGCAATCAAGAGAAGTACCATCCAACATGCCAAGCGTGAGGCGGACCTCCGAATCTTAGTCGGCATCCACAACCACGATAATGTTCCTGCAATCGTAAATCTCCTTGAAGTATCACATGCTTCCGAAGAGAGCAAAATTGCAGTCATAGCAATTGTCCTCGTTGAGCTTGTGGGGAGAGCCACCCCGGTTCTTGTGGCCCACCAGCCCTATGGTTCCCTGCAAACAAGCACAACTTCAACCAGCCAAATCATTAACGCCTTAAGACAGTACGAGGACCAAAATGAAGGCTTTGTCACTGTTCAATCTTTCACTTCCATCTCACCTTATGTAACAATGCACAACGACGTTTGCCGGGTAGGAGTGGATAAGAGAGCAACCATTGTGATAGTGCCTTTTCATAAGCAATGGGCCATAGATGGCTCCATTGGCTCAGTTAACCGAGCCATCCAGGGCATGAACATCAATATCCTCGACAGCGCACCATGCTCTGTTGGAATCCTCGTCGACCGGGGCATCCTAAGGGGTTCGATGCCATTTGTAAGTACAGGTCGTCCATTATACCATGTGGCTGTAATCTACATTGGCGGTGCGGATGACGCGGAGTCACTAGCCTATGGTGCTCGCATGGCCCAAAGTGAGAGCGTTGATCTAACAGTCGTCCGGTTCCTTCTCTTTGGAGCCGAAAACactaaagaaagaaaactcGAAACTGACTTGATCGATGAATACCGTCAAGCTAATGTGGGGAACGAACGATTTGTGGTTGTAGAAGAAGTGGTGAGAGATGGGTTAGCCCTTTCTGTATCAATAAAAGAGATGGTAGATTGCTTTGATTTAATACTAGTGGGGAGGAACCATCAACCGTCCCCTCTTATCACAGCACTTGGTGAGTGGTGTGAGTGCCCCGAGCTTGGGATCATCGGCGATATGCTTGCTTCGCCGGATCTTAGGTGCACATCATCAGTCTTGGTGATACAACAGCAAAGAATGGGGACTGGGAAGTTGATGCAACATTCCATCGGTACTGATAGAAACCAATTACTAATTCATGACGTTCCACTTGATGAACCAGAAAGAGGGTCATGGAGAATTACCATGGATAGATCCTCCATCGATCGAGCTGTCGTTTAA